The nucleotide sequence CCACCAGTCGGCGAAGGTGCTAGCAGCGGCACCGTGGGCCTTCATTTTGTCGGCCACTTTGTAGCCTTCCAGAATGTGGGTGAAGGTATTCACCTTGAAGCCCAGGCGGTCGGCCACGTTGAGAAGCATGTTAATTTCGCTTTGCACGTAGCTATGGCAGGTAATAAAGCGCTTGTTGTTCAGGATTTCCACCAGCGCATCCAGTTCCAGGTCACGGCGCGGGGCTTCGGTTTTCTTCTGCTTACCTTTGCCCAGCTTGTTGTAGGCAGCCCACTCCTTCTCGTACTCCCTGGCCCGCGTGAAGGCATCCACAAACACCTGCTCCACGCCCATCCGCGACTGTGGAAAGCGCAGCACGTTGGCTTCCCCAGCGTTGGATTGCTTCACGTTTTCGCCGAGCGCAAACTTGATAAACGGATCAGCACCAGCCACTTTCAACCCTTCGGGAGCCGCACCCCACCTGAGCTTGATCAGCTGCGACTGCCCCCCAATAGGGTTGGCCGAGCCGTGCAGCAGTTGGGAGGCGGTTACGCCACCGGCCAAATCACGGTACAAGTCCACGTCTTCGGGGTCGAGCACGTCGCCGATGCGCACTTCCGACGTTACGGCTTGCGTGCCTTCGTTCACCCCGCCAATGATACCAATGTGCGAGTGCTCATCAATGATGCCCGGCGTCAGGTGCTTGCCGGTGCCGTCGATAATGCGCGCATCCTTGGCCGACAAGCTTTTGCCCACCTTCGAGATTTTACCGCCCACCAACAGCACGTCAGTGTTTTCCAACTTGCCCGCAGCCTCGCTGGTCCACACGGTCGCATTCTTAATTAGCACCGTTTCCTGCTGCGGCATGGCCGCCCGCCCGTAGGCCGCAAACGGATACAGAATAGCACCTATCTGCACCGGCTCAGGCGCTTTGGCAGAATCGCGCTTGGCGGCGCGGCTGGCGGCTTCTTGCCGCTGTGCTGTCCACTTTACCTGAAAGGCATCTACCTGGCCATCGCCCCTGAACTGACGAGTTTCAGGCGTATAGTAGCCACTCAGCCGTATTGCTTCCGCCTTTTTATCTTTCTTGGAAGGGAAAACGATGGTCGCTAGCTCACCATTTACACTAATGCTGCCTTTTAAGGTGTCTCCCGGAGCGGTTACTACTTTCAATTGTGGCGCTTCTGGCTTGCCCTCCACAATCATAGCCATATCTGCCCCTAGTTTAAATTCGTTTGCTTTCACCTTGTCAGCAGTAACAAGTTGGAGCGCATACACCCCGCGGTAATCAGCAGGCAGCGTGCTGAGTTGGTACCGCTCGCCCTGCACCCAGTTGTCGAGCAGCACGTTGTCGTCCGCGAAAAGGCGCGTTGAACACACCAGAAAATTGGCTATCAGGCCGGGCTTGAGGCTACCTACTTGGTTTTGCGCCTTTACCAGCTCGGCTGGCGTGGCGGTCAGGGCTCGTAGGGCTTGTTCTTCGGTAAAGCCGTACTGAATGGCTTTGCGCAGATTGGGCAGAAATTTCTTTTTGTCCTTCAAGTCGGCGGCCGACAAGGCAATGGTCACGCCGGCTTTGGTAAGCAAGGCGGCGTTGGCAGGAGCCATTTCCCAGTGCTTCAACTCTTCTAGCGAAATGCGCGAAGCATCGTACACGTCATCGACGTTGTAGGCATCAGGGAAATTGAGGCTGATAATAAACGAAGCACCCGTCGCCTTCATATCCGCCACGCGCTGGTACTCGTCGCCGCGGCCCCTGATGATGTACTGG is from Hymenobacter tibetensis and encodes:
- a CDS encoding amidohydrolase family protein, which codes for MQTFTPRLGLAGGLLLGGLSAYAQPSTYPRNGVYDQRPGLYAFTHATIFTDYKTKLTDATLVIRDGRVEAVGNKVKIPAGAVVQDLKGKYIYPGFVDLAANYGLPDVKLPERTGRRPPPQFESKKGGAYDWNQAIHPETVAANEFKVNDEQADVYRKMGFGAVLTQQPDGIARGTAALVTLATAGHRENEVLLNPIAAAGYSFDKGTSTQNYPGSLMGSIALLRQTYLDADWNQRNPGKEQNLSLRAWQEQQPLPQIFEVSDKLNALRADKLGDEFKTQYIIRGRGDEYQRVADMKATGASFIISLNFPDAYNVDDVYDASRISLEELKHWEMAPANAALLTKAGVTIALSAADLKDKKKFLPNLRKAIQYGFTEEQALRALTATPAELVKAQNQVGSLKPGLIANFLVCSTRLFADDNVLLDNWVQGERYQLSTLPADYRGVYALQLVTADKVKANEFKLGADMAMIVEGKPEAPQLKVVTAPGDTLKGSISVNGELATIVFPSKKDKKAEAIRLSGYYTPETRQFRGDGQVDAFQVKWTAQRQEAASRAAKRDSAKAPEPVQIGAILYPFAAYGRAAMPQQETVLIKNATVWTSEAAGKLENTDVLLVGGKISKVGKSLSAKDARIIDGTGKHLTPGIIDEHSHIGIIGGVNEGTQAVTSEVRIGDVLDPEDVDLYRDLAGGVTASQLLHGSANPIGGQSQLIKLRWGAAPEGLKVAGADPFIKFALGENVKQSNAGEANVLRFPQSRMGVEQVFVDAFTRAREYEKEWAAYNKLGKGKQKKTEAPRRDLELDALVEILNNKRFITCHSYVQSEINMLLNVADRLGFKVNTFTHILEGYKVADKMKAHGAAASTFADWWGYKNEVRDAIPYNAAIMHDAGLVVAINSDDAEMSRRLNQEAAKTVKYGGLSEEEALKLVTINPAKMLHVDNKMGSIKEGKDADVVLWSTHPLSIYAHAERTFVDGRQFFDIESDKVARQEMERERLRIIQKMLAAKKGGAPTQTPTAKATGHFHCDTEGTDKELDK